TAATCCTGATAGGTTTCCAAGGCCCTATTGTAATCCCCTTTATATTCATAGACTTCAGATAATTTTCTAGTCGCATCCTTTTGCACCACCAAATCGTTATTGGAATCCGCTTGGATTATGCTTCGTTGTAGATAGGGAATTGCCTCTTCATACTTATCTTGGGCTATATAGGCGTTCGCAATTTTATAATTGATTCTTTGGGTGGTTATGGTATCCCCTAAACCTGAGGCTTTATCCTCGTTTGGTATGTTCAGCTTGTCCAATTCTTTCAAGCTATTTTTCCTGATGGCAATTTCCTCGGTATACTCGTTTCTTTTATTGTAAAAATCAGCCACCTTTTCCCGTTCCTGTAAGACCCGTTTGGGCTCCAATTTTCCGGCAAGCTCTACGGAGTTTCCATAATACACCTCGGCCTCCCTTAGTTGGTTGTCCTGGGCATAGGCATCGGCAATTTTTGAGTTCAAATCGGTCATCTTTGGGGCAATCTGGTTCTTTGTGGCCACTTTTAACCCCTCGTTATAATAGTCAACTGCCAGTTTAATCTCATTCATTTCTTTTTTAATGTCCCCTAGAATTTCATATAGCTCCACCCGTTGAAAAGGCACCATATTTTGTAGTTTCTGAAGGGGCACCAGTACTTCCTCGGCTTTTTTTAATTGACCCGTTATCTCATAGGTTCTTGCCAATAGCAAAGAGGTGGCAATGGTTTTATTGGCTTGCAGGGCATCCTCAAAATTATCTATGGCCAAATCATATTGTTTATGATACAAATAGATTTCACCCAGTTTGGTCAGGGATTTTGCCAACTGGTCCTTATTGCCATTAGGTCCCAATACTTCCATGCTCTGAGCCACGAAATCAATACTTCTTGCGATATTGTCCTTTCTGTAGTATTCTGCGGAATCCAGCAAAGATTGGTAGTTAAACATTTTATTTCTACTGATAGAGGAATTACTTAATTGCCTGTTATTCTTGGTTTCATCTACGACTTGAAGTTTAATTTCATCCTTGCTGGTTACTTTATGCCTAACGGTTTCGAAACTAGTGTGTTCCAAAACTAAATCCTCCCCAATGGATACGGATATCTTAAATTCGCCTAAACCATTCGTCAATGTGAATTGCCCAGAACTTGTAGAAACGGAAACACCTGAAACTGGCGTATGGGTACTTTGGGATTCTACCAGCCCCTTTAGAACAAACTTGGAGTTTGTACTATTCTGTCCGAATACCTTGCTGCCTGCCAGAAGTAATAGTAGTATAATATATAAAATCGAACTACGCATCAATTTTTATTAACGTCATTCAAGATAAAAACAAACAGATAGGAGTATTCAAGTAAACGGCTTTCCTCCAAAGTTCCATAGAAAATGATTCTTTTTCATCTTTTTAAACTACCGTAAACTTAGCTGATTTACCCCATACTAAAAAATGCCATTTACAGCTAAATATGGGAATTTCGGGCCGTTTTATCAGCTTTGCTAAAAGAAAGATATCGTTAACTAGCCCAAAAGGCACCTTCCCTCAAAGCCACTTTATTTCCAAAAAGTTTCATCCTAGGTTTACGTCGTAATCAAATCAATAAAACGATGATAAAAATTCAAAAAGCACTGGCTATAGGATTCATGGCAATGAGTATAAATTTAGGCTATGGATGTAAAAATGAACCAAAAAATGAAAAACAAATCCTATTGGTACAGAGGGTTGAACCTAACAAAAAACCGAACAAGAGGACGGTTAAAATCGCATTGTTATTGGATACCAGTAACAGTATGGACGGATTGATCAATCAGGCGAAATCCCAATTATGGGACATCGTCAATGAATTCACCAGGGCCAAATGTGGAAATGAAACCAGACCCGATCTTCAAATCGCATTGTACCAATATGGAAACGATGACCTTTCCTATAGGGAAGGCTATATACAACAGGTCTTGAATTTTAGTAGTGACCTGGACGAAATTTCCAAAAAATTATTTTCACTGACTACCAATGGAGGTGAAGAATACTGTGGTGAAGTTATCCAAACTTCCTTGAAGCAATTGGAATGGGGCAAAAACCCGGATAATTTGAGAATAATCTTTATTGCGGGAAACGAACCTTTTACGCAAGGTCGATTAAATTATAAAGATGCCGTCACCAATGCCAAGGAAAACGATGTCGTTGTGAACACCATATTTTGTGGTAACTATGAACAAGGTATTGAAACGGAGTGGAAAAGAGGTGCCCAACTTACAGGGGGCGAATATATGGCCATAGACCATAATAGGGAAGTAGTCCATATCAATACCCCCTATGACGATATCATCATTCAATTGAATTCAAAACTGAACAAAACATATATTTCATATGGCGCTATGGCAAGCGAATATGAAGAAAAACAAGCTTCACAGGATGAAAATGCCATGAGTATTGGGTATGGCGTTGCTATAAAACGGGCTGTAAGCAAAAGTTCCCGACTTTACAATAATAAATCTTGGGATTTGGTCGATGCTTCGGCCGATGATGATTTTAGTTTGGAAAAAGTGGAGAAAGAAAGTCTGCCGGAAGAACTAAAAGGAAAATCAAACCAAGAAATAGAAAAATACATTAATGGCAAACGTGAGGAAAGGGAACGTATTCAGGCCGAAATCGCTGAAATAAATAAAAAACGGGAAATTTACATTGCCGAAAATCAAAAAGAAAACACTCAGGGCGAACTAGAAAGTGTAATGCTGAGCGCAATAAAAAAACAAGCGGCTCAAAAAAATTACACGTGGGATTAGTAATGAAATATTAAATCATTTCAGGGCCTTTTACAAATGTAGGAGGCCCTTTTTAATTAGCTGCGGGACAGTAACAATCGTATCTTTTTTCCGGTTTACAAAAATCGAAGCCTAGGGTTATCTGGTGAAATCCTCCATTGTCAAATCGAATATCACCCATTTGATAGGAGTAATTATAGGAAATCATGAATTTATTGAAATTAGCTCCTACTATAGGTGTTATCAATTGAAGGCGTTGTTCCCCAAAACTAGTTGCCGTTTGAAACTGTGCACCATCAAAACTTCTTCTATAGGAAACGCCTCCCCAAATACGCCCAAAATTCACGTCCTTATAGAGTTTCGCATTAATGTCTACGGTCTTTTCCTTGGTAAAATCCGTCATTTGAAAAAGTACGGAAGGTTCAAATTGCCATTCGCTTCTACCAAAAACATAGCCTGCAGAAATGATATACCTTCTTAAATTATCTACTCTAGGTATTGTCAAATTGTCCGGATCATCATTTCTATTTACCCTGTAAAGATTCCTTTTTGAGGACAAGGCATTCAAAACGGCAAAATGTGTAAAAAACTCCTGATAGCTATAAGACATTCCAAAATCCACATTATAATAGGTTTCATTTAGCTTAATTCCTGAAACCGCCGGATCGAAATCAACGGAACGAAACTCTGTTTCATCCAAACTACTTTGAAGGACGGTTGCACTTAATCCAAAGGAAAGTTGGTTCAAAACTCGAACATCCTCGCTACCCATCCGTAAATGATGTGCATAGGTACCTTTAAAACCTGTTTGGGAATGATAGCCATTGGCATCATTGAAAATAATAGCCCCTACACCGCTTGGGGAATCTCCTAATCTAAAATGTCCGTTTATTGTTTGTAGGTTTGGTGCATCTTCCACATCAAACCACTGTTTTCTGGCCGTTGCCCTAATTTTTCCACATTCACTGATACCCGCCATGGAAGGAAATATCAAATAGTAGTTATCGGCCAAATAATCAAAATATACAGGAATACCCTCTTGTGCACTGGCTTTTAAACCAAACAATAGGAAGGACAGCAATAGAACCAACTTACATCTCATGTCAAGAATTTGGGGTAAAAGTGTAAATAACACCAAATATAAAGGATAACGGTTCAAACAGTACATTATTATGTATGGAGAAACTTAGAATTCCTTTGTATTTTTGATAAAAATTGAATCCAATGAAAGAGTACAATATAACTGTTGTAAAAACTAATAATCCCGCTATACTAAAGTTTGAATCCAATCATATGTTGGTAAAGCGGAAGAACTACGAATTTAAAAATATAGACGAAGCCAAAAACTCACCTCTAGCACAACAACTTTTTTATCTTCCTTTCATAAAGACGGTATACATATCAGGAAACTTTGTTGGGATGGAACGATATGATATCGTGGAATGGGACGATGTAAAGGATGAAGTGGCCCAGCAATTAGTGGAATATTTAAATGCCGGGGAACCGGTAGTCATAGAAGAAGATACGGACAAACCCATAGCGGTAACCGTTTATGCCGAGGTAACTCCCAATCCAGCCACCATGAAATTCGTGGCAAGCAAAAAGATTGTGGGTTCCATGTACGAGTTTAAAAATATAGACGAGGCAAAAGACTCACCACTTGCCACACAATTATTTCAATTTCCATTTGTTAAGCAAGTATTTATTGACGACAACTACGTATCGGTTTCCAAGTATGAAGTGGCCGAATGGGAAGACATTACGATAGAGCTGAGAGAACTTATCAGAAATTTTATTGCAGAGGGCAATGATATTGTGACCTCCAATGCCGAACCAATAAAAACAACTGAAACAGGGGACAATAACCAATCCCAACCTCAAGAAGATTTGGATGACACCTCTTTGGAAATCATTGATATTTTAGAGGAATATGTAAAACCTGCGGTTGCCAGTGACGGTGGTAATATCCTATTTAAATCCTATGAGCCCGAAAGCCGTACAGTAAACGTCATCCTGCAAGGTGCCTGTAGTGGTTGTCCTTCATCTACCTTTACCTTAAAAAATGGTATAGAGACGATGTTGAAGAATATGATGGGAGATAGGGTAAACGAAGTAGTGGCTTTAAACGGCTAAAAAAACAATTGATTTGGCGCAAATTCCGCAAAAGATTTGTTAACTTCAAGCAAATCATAAAAACACTAATTATGGCAGTATTAAAAGTTATAGAAGTATTGGCCAATTCTGACAAAAGTTGGGAAGATGCCGCAAAAAATGCAGTAGCCCAGGCCTCTAAATCGGTAAAAAATATTCGTTCTGTTTATATTAACGAACAAAGTGCTACCGTAGAAGATGGAAAAATGGTAAACTATCGTGTCAACGTAAAGATTACTTTTGAGGTGCAATAATTTTACTTCAATTATAGAAATAAAGAGCGCCCTAGTGGCGCTTTTTTCATTTTTTCATTCCTAGCAAGTTTGATTATTTATCTAAACTCAAATTACTATGGCTCCAAAACATACCAATGAGCTCATCAAAGAAACAAGTCCATATCTTTTACAGCATGCCCATAATCCGGTAAACTGGGAAGCGTGGAGCCAAAGCGCTTTGGAAAAGGCTCAAAATGAGGGTAAATTATTGTTAATCAGCATAGGATATGCTGCT
This window of the Maribacter cobaltidurans genome carries:
- a CDS encoding PorP/SprF family type IX secretion system membrane protein, encoding MRCKLVLLLSFLLFGLKASAQEGIPVYFDYLADNYYLIFPSMAGISECGKIRATARKQWFDVEDAPNLQTINGHFRLGDSPSGVGAIIFNDANGYHSQTGFKGTYAHHLRMGSEDVRVLNQLSFGLSATVLQSSLDETEFRSVDFDPAVSGIKLNETYYNVDFGMSYSYQEFFTHFAVLNALSSKRNLYRVNRNDDPDNLTIPRVDNLRRYIISAGYVFGRSEWQFEPSVLFQMTDFTKEKTVDINAKLYKDVNFGRIWGGVSYRRSFDGAQFQTATSFGEQRLQLITPIVGANFNKFMISYNYSYQMGDIRFDNGGFHQITLGFDFCKPEKRYDCYCPAAN
- a CDS encoding vWA domain-containing protein, producing the protein MIKIQKALAIGFMAMSINLGYGCKNEPKNEKQILLVQRVEPNKKPNKRTVKIALLLDTSNSMDGLINQAKSQLWDIVNEFTRAKCGNETRPDLQIALYQYGNDDLSYREGYIQQVLNFSSDLDEISKKLFSLTTNGGEEYCGEVIQTSLKQLEWGKNPDNLRIIFIAGNEPFTQGRLNYKDAVTNAKENDVVVNTIFCGNYEQGIETEWKRGAQLTGGEYMAIDHNREVVHINTPYDDIIIQLNSKLNKTYISYGAMASEYEEKQASQDENAMSIGYGVAIKRAVSKSSRLYNNKSWDLVDASADDDFSLEKVEKESLPEELKGKSNQEIEKYINGKREERERIQAEIAEINKKREIYIAENQKENTQGELESVMLSAIKKQAAQKNYTWD
- a CDS encoding NifU family protein; translation: MKEYNITVVKTNNPAILKFESNHMLVKRKNYEFKNIDEAKNSPLAQQLFYLPFIKTVYISGNFVGMERYDIVEWDDVKDEVAQQLVEYLNAGEPVVIEEDTDKPIAVTVYAEVTPNPATMKFVASKKIVGSMYEFKNIDEAKDSPLATQLFQFPFVKQVFIDDNYVSVSKYEVAEWEDITIELRELIRNFIAEGNDIVTSNAEPIKTTETGDNNQSQPQEDLDDTSLEIIDILEEYVKPAVASDGGNILFKSYEPESRTVNVILQGACSGCPSSTFTLKNGIETMLKNMMGDRVNEVVALNG
- a CDS encoding dodecin family protein; this encodes MAVLKVIEVLANSDKSWEDAAKNAVAQASKSVKNIRSVYINEQSATVEDGKMVNYRVNVKITFEVQ
- a CDS encoding histidine kinase; this translates as MRSSILYIILLLLLAGSKVFGQNSTNSKFVLKGLVESQSTHTPVSGVSVSTSSGQFTLTNGLGEFKISVSIGEDLVLEHTSFETVRHKVTSKDEIKLQVVDETKNNRQLSNSSISRNKMFNYQSLLDSAEYYRKDNIARSIDFVAQSMEVLGPNGNKDQLAKSLTKLGEIYLYHKQYDLAIDNFEDALQANKTIATSLLLARTYEITGQLKKAEEVLVPLQKLQNMVPFQRVELYEILGDIKKEMNEIKLAVDYYNEGLKVATKNQIAPKMTDLNSKIADAYAQDNQLREAEVYYGNSVELAGKLEPKRVLQEREKVADFYNKRNEYTEEIAIRKNSLKELDKLNIPNEDKASGLGDTITTQRINYKIANAYIAQDKYEEAIPYLQRSIIQADSNNDLVVQKDATRKLSEVYEYKGDYNRALETYQDYVSLVDTLYIRKEQEISRAARFNREIAATQSRITGLEQERELSQSKYELALTEQELAEESYKRQRWIIYSLIFGLLLTGLAAFFFYRSNQQQKLANNLLALKSLRSQMNPHFIFNALNSVNNYISKSDERSANRYLSDFSKLMRSVLENSEEDFIPLSKELELLELYIKLEHSRFPDKFDYRMQVDENLDVSTFQIPPMLLQPYIENAIWHGLRYKEEKGFLEVRVRAKNENELEILVVDDGIGRKKSAELKTVNQRKQKSKGMGNIKQRIAILNDMYGDKVSVSISNLKSNGEGTQVLFTLKKDK